Proteins from a single region of Catenulispora acidiphila DSM 44928:
- a CDS encoding RICIN domain-containing protein → MRKFVKRAALFASSAVMAVPAMVVSGGAAHATGFTSIRVNGSTHCLDNATENADKIQMWNCTGGAEQKWFPEFNASTNSFSLVNQNTGSCITTPYPNGPGPLVMLFCLGSTSQQWNIIFTSVPHGQTSGGYSVWQNVESGLCLSTDSVANGTAPRTWPCDVGAQYEQWHFDN, encoded by the coding sequence ATGCGAAAGTTCGTCAAGCGGGCGGCCCTGTTCGCGTCCTCGGCGGTCATGGCGGTGCCGGCCATGGTCGTCTCCGGCGGGGCGGCGCACGCCACCGGCTTCACGTCCATCCGGGTCAACGGATCCACCCACTGCCTCGACAACGCGACCGAGAACGCCGACAAGATCCAGATGTGGAACTGCACCGGCGGAGCCGAGCAGAAGTGGTTCCCGGAGTTCAACGCCTCGACCAACAGCTTCAGCCTCGTCAACCAGAACACCGGATCGTGCATCACCACGCCCTACCCCAACGGCCCGGGACCGCTGGTCATGCTGTTCTGCCTCGGGTCGACCTCACAACAGTGGAACATCATCTTCACGAGCGTCCCGCACGGCCAGACCAGCGGCGGCTACTCGGTCTGGCAGAACGTCGAGAGCGGGCTGTGCCTGAGCACCGACAGCGTGGCGAACGGGACCGCGCCGCGCACCTGGCCCTGCGACGTCGGCGCCCAGTACGAGCAGTGGCACTTCGACAACTGA
- a CDS encoding leucine-rich repeat domain-containing protein: MIRFAGRFFDVGAERVYADDRVTREDLVALAGMPRLRALNLNTAAIGDDDLEAVGRLVGLQDLDVSTTDITDAGVRHLSGLTDMRHLRIKETRVTDAGLRLLAPMGALETVNLRRLDISDEGLRGLAERHRCLDTIVISDEVDECRFTVAGLAEVQRLLPACEIVVVGRGTFPHI; this comes from the coding sequence ATGATTCGGTTCGCGGGGCGGTTCTTCGACGTCGGCGCGGAGAGGGTGTACGCGGACGACAGGGTGACGCGTGAGGATCTTGTTGCGCTTGCCGGGATGCCTCGTCTTCGGGCGCTGAATCTCAATACGGCGGCCATTGGCGACGATGATCTGGAGGCGGTGGGCCGCCTGGTCGGGCTGCAGGATCTGGATGTGAGTACCACTGACATCACCGATGCCGGTGTGCGACATCTCAGTGGCCTGACTGACATGCGCCACCTGCGGATCAAGGAGACCCGGGTCACCGATGCCGGGTTGCGGCTGCTGGCGCCGATGGGGGCGTTGGAGACGGTCAACCTGCGGCGGCTCGACATCAGTGACGAGGGGCTGCGCGGGTTGGCTGAGCGGCACCGGTGTCTGGACACGATTGTCATCTCGGACGAGGTGGACGAGTGCCGGTTCACGGTTGCGGGCCTGGCCGAGGTGCAGCGCCTGCTCCCGGCGTGTGAGATCGTGGTGGTCGGCCGCGGTACCTTCCCCCATATCTGA